A genomic window from Glycine soja cultivar W05 chromosome 10, ASM419377v2, whole genome shotgun sequence includes:
- the LOC114371360 gene encoding agamous-like MADS-box protein AGL62: MESNNMPDLNGVAKKTKGRQKIEMKKMRNESNLRVTFSKLRTGVFKKASELATLCGMDVAVIMFSPSNRVFSFGSPSVDSVVQRYKTQGPPPLLTLDLNKVHSTVDEVELHAHLHCLSNQIAIEKKRTKDLNHLAKAAEDQFWWARPIESMTDSQLDKYKKMLEEFKRQLKEKRGNLN; this comes from the coding sequence ATGGAGTCAAACAACATGCCAGACTTGAACGGTGTCGCTAAGAAGACTAAAGGTCGACAAAAGATCGAAATGAAGAAGATGAGAAACGAGAGTAACCTTCGGGTGACATTCTCGAAGCTTCGCACTGGGGTTTTCAAGAAAGCCAGTGAGCTTGCAACCCTTTGTGGCATGGATGTCGCTGTGATTATGTTCTCACCCAGTAATCGAGTATTTTCGTTTGGCAGTCCCAGTGTTGATTCTGTTGTCCAACGCTATAAGACACAAGGCCCACCTCCCCTCCTTACCTTGGACCTCAACAAGGTGCACTCCACTGTGGACGAAGTTGAGCTCCACGCACACCTCCACTGCTTGTCCAACCAAATTGCTATTGAGAAGAAGCGCACAAAGGATTTAAATCATTTAGCGAAGGCTGCAGAGGATCAGTTCTGGTGGGCTAGGCCTATTGAAAGCATGACCGATTCCCAACTTGACAAGTATAAGAAGATGTTAGAGGAGTTTAAGAGACAACTCAAAGAAAAACGTGGGAACCTAAATTGA